The sequence GGTTGCTCAGGTCGTCTGGCATCTGGCCTTCCTCGCGGCGGGGGGCCCGCGAGCTTGGGTTCTTGGGCCCCCAGCGGGGAATTATAACCGTGCGAGCAGGGGTGTCAAGCTTCGGCTCAATTTCTGATATGTCGTTTGACAAAATTCAACTCCAACCCTACAATGGCCTGCGTGACCGACGCCTCGCAAGTTGCCATCGTGCGCCACCTCAAGCAGCATCGTGACTCGACCGTGGTCGAATTGGGCCGCGCCCTCGGGAGAACCAGCGTGACGGTTCGCCACCATCTTGCCCCCCTGCAGCAGGCCGGCCTGGTGGAGGCCCTCCCCCGCCGCCACCTGCGGGGACCCGGCCGCCCCGAGAAGGTCTATCGCCTGACTCCGCTGGCCGACGATCTCCTCCCGGAGAACTACGCGGAGTTGGCCTGTCGACTGGTCGACCATCTGCTTCAGACGGTGCCTGAGGCGGAAGCGGCCCGCATCCTCTCCGGGAGCGCTCGGGATCTGGCTCGCCGACTGGCCGAGGGGTGGCCGGACGGCCTGCCGGCCCGCCGAGACCTCTGCCTACAGGCTCTTGAGACCCGGGGCTACTTCCCGTCGTGGACGGGTTCGCAGGAGGCCGGCCAGCTGAGGCTGACGCACTGCCCCTACTGGTCCGCCGCAATCCATTCGCCGGCGCTGTGCCAGTTTGACACCAGCCTGTTGGGCGGGCTGCTCGGCGCCAGTGTGACCCTCGAGCACACCTTCGCTCGGGGCGACCCGGACTGCGAGTTCCGGGTTGCGGTTGACACGCTGCCTGCTTACCGGATAAAATAGACATGCTTAGGAACTATTCTTGCCGGGGACACCGGCGTGGCGTGGAGGGTGGTCACAGTGGAAACAATCTCGGTCTCGGACATCCAGACTCACAACATCACGTTGACCCCTGCGGCCGCGGCCCGGGTGCGCAGCCTGCTAGTCGAGCGTAACCTGCCCGATTACGGCCTGCGAATCTTCGTCTCCGGCGGCGGCTGTTCCGGCCTGCAATACGGGATGGCGCTTGAGGGCCAGCCGCGCCAGGATGACCTGCGCTTAGGCGCCGGGGAGGTGGATGTGATCATCGACCCGGTGTCGATCGGTTATCTCGGGGGAGCCACCATCGACTACGTCGACGACCTGATGGGGGGAGGCTTCAAGATCGAGAACCCGAATGCCGTCGCTTCCTGCGGCTGCGGGCACTCCTTCCGCACCGCCGGCCAGGCCGACAGCCAGTCATCCGGCGGTTGTGATTGCGGCTAGGAACGTCGCCTGAAACGCACACCAAACGCAGGTCGCGGTCCGACCTGCGTTTGCTTTTGGATGGGCTCAATGCCGGAGACTGGTCCGATCCTCTTCACCCTGGAGCACGCCCAGCGGGTTCTAGCCCGCATCCGACCGGCGGTCGCCGAGATGGTGCGGGCGTCTCGGGAACTGCAGGTGCTGGCGCCCTCCGTTCGCCGGGTCAGCGACAGGCTGGCCCGCAACGGAGGAAGTCGCCCGTCCGCCGCAATGGTCAGCCTGATGGGCAGCCTGCAGCGAGCGTTGGTCACGATCCAGTCGGAGGGCGTCCTGGTCAAAGACGTCGCCCGGGGTCTGCTGGATTTCCCCGCCCTGCGAGACGGGCGCGTCGTGCTCTTGTGCTGGATGCACGGTGAGGTGGAGATTGGCTTCTGGCACGAAGAGTACGCTGGCCTTCCCGGTCGGCAGCCGCTGGATGGAATCTAGCGGCCGCGCAAGACCGAGACCAGCAAGCCGAAAGCTCCGATGATCACCAGGCCGGCGATCGGCAGAATCGGCGGAATTGCGGTACCCGACAAGCTGCCAGCTTCGAAGGTCGGATAGACCGGCGGCGGCGGCGGGGTGTACGTCGGCAAGCGTGTCGCCAGCCCGGCACCCAGATTGAACTGCGAGGCCAGGGTCGGATCGATCGTGGGCGTGATGCGCGGCGCCGGGGTTGGCGGCGGCTCGACGATCGGCAGCACGTTGGCGCCCTGGTCGACCAGCCGCACCAGCGGGGAATACACCCAGGCCACGTTCCCGGGCACGCCGGGGTAGGTGATCATGATCCAGTCGCCACCGGGTGAACGCCCGATGGCGGCCGCCTCCTGGCCGGAGTTCAACACCCCGACCTGGTCAAAGTTGGTTCCGGGACCGAGACGGACATTTACCTGATCGGGGACCAGAACCTTCGGTCCAGCGGGGGTGCTGGTGACGGTCGCCACCTGGGACAGCGGCGAAGCCGCCGCCTGCCCCGCGCTCCAGGCGAAAGCCAGCAACCAGACACCACCCAGCACGATGCGGGCAAGAACGCGCCTCAGGGTAGATGCGTTGTTAGGCATGCGGGGGGACATTATACTATGCAGGCGCAGACCGGAGGCGCCGCGGATGGACAGACCGGTTGAACAGCGAGTGTACTACGGGCGGATCGAGCCGGCCGATTTCGCCAAAGCCCTCGTGGCGAACTTCGGCCATGGAGACCTGGAAGCCCAGCAGATTGGCACGGGCGACCAGGTTGTGGTGCAGATTGCCAGCAGTCGTCACCCGACATCGGGTGGGCGTACCGCGCTGGCCGTGCATCTGACCGCCGTCGAAGACGGCGTGCTGGTCCGCATGGGCCGCCAGGACTGGCTGGGCGTGGCCGCCAGTCTGGGGGCAACAGCCTTGATGGCTCTGTTGAAGCCGATCTCCTTCGTCAGTCGGGTGGATGACTTGGCTCAAGACATCGCCGCCCTGGGCATGACGGACCGCGCCTGGGAGACGATCGATCTCACGGCCGAAACGCTGGGCGCCTCGCATGAACTCTCCGAGCGCTTGCGCCGCCTCACCTGCGCCCACTGCCTGACCGCCAATCCGGTCGGCGCCCCTGCCTGTACCGCCTGTGGCGCGCCGCTCGGGCCGGTGCAGCCGTCTGCCTGCCGCGAGTGCGGCAACTTGCTCGCCTCGGGTGGGGACCGTTGCCCGCAGTGTGGCGCCCCGGTGGTTTGATCGCCCGCCAGGCACTCCAGCGACTCTACAAGCAAAGCCGCCGAACTGGCTAGTCCGAAGGGCATTGGTTCGGTGATCGGGTTTGAGACGGGAGCAGGCGTGCCCGCTCTCCGGCGGGTCGACTTCGCCTGAGCGGGCGCAGCTTGGCGGCCGCGGTGGCCCAAGCCGCCTTCCCGGCGGCGCGGAGTTCAGGCCAGAACCCGGTCGCGCTCGGCGAGGGCCGCGCCCTCGTGGAGAGCCTTCAGGTTGGCGTCCAGCAGCGAGCGGCGCCGGGCAGGGATATGGTTGCGCAGGGCCTCGGCAAGCTCATCCAACGTCAGCGCCGGCAGCAGGCTCAGCAGCGCCCCCAGCAGCACGACATTTGCCATCCGCTTGTCACCCAGCTCCTCGGCCACCTCATTGCCGCGCACCATCACCCAGTCGATGTCGCCGCGCCTCGGGGACCGATCGACCAGAGAAGCATTGACAACCAAGACCCCCCCAGGGTGGACCAGCGGTTCGTACTTGTCGAGCGAGGGCAGGTTCATGACGATGGCGGCTTTGGGGTGGCGGACCACCGGCGAGCCGATCTCCTCATCTCCGACGATCACTGTGCAGTGCGCCGTCCCGCCCCGCATTTCCGGACCGTAGGACGGGATCCAGGTGACGAACTTGCCGCTGTCCATCCCGGCGAAGGCCAGCAGCTGCCCTGCAAACAGCGCTCCCTGCCCCCCGAATCCGGAAACCACAATTTCGGTCTGCATCACTTGCTCCGATCCCCTCCCCGCGGCTCATGCACCGCGGGGTGAACCCTGTAATCGCCGAGGGGGTAGGCAGGGATCATGTGCGTCTCAACCCAGTGCAGGGCTTCATCTGCTTTCATTCCCCAGTTCGTCGGACAGGTCGACAACAGTTCAACCATGGTGAACCCCAGGCCCTGCTGCTGGGCAGCGAATGCGGTCCGCAGCGCTTTCTTCGACCTGCGGATGTTGGCGACGTCGTGCAGGCTACGGCGGACGATGTAGGCGCTGCCATCCAACTGGGAGAGCACCTCGCACATCTTCATCGGGAAGCCCTGGGTCTCGACATCCCGCCCAGTGGGAGAGGAGGTCGTCCGTTGCCCGGGCAGGGTCGTGGGCGCCATTTGCCCGCCGGTCATCCCGAAGACGGCATTGTTGATGAAGACGACCGTGATGTTCTCACCCCGCGCGGCGACATGCAGGATCTCCGCAGCGCCGATGGCCGCCAAATCGCCGTCCCCTTGGTAGGTGAAGACCAGTTTGCCCGGGTTGAGGCGCTTGATCCCGGTGGCCATTGCTGGCGCCCGGCCATGGGCCGCCTCGGCGAAGTCGGTGTTGAAGTAGTTGTAGGCGAACACGGCGCAGCCTACGGGTGCGACCCCGATCGTGATCTCGCGCAGCCCCATCTCGTCCAGGACCTCGGCAATCAGGCGATGGGCGATACCGTGGGTGCAGCCCGGGCAGTAGTGAGTGCCGATGGGCATCAGCGAGCCAGGCTTGGTGTAGATCAGGGACTCGACCATGCCGGTCTCGGTCATTGGGCAACCTCCCTCGGCGAGGCCAGCTGGGAGAGCGAAGCCTGCAAAGCCAGGATTTCGTCGTGCACCTCATCCGGCATTGGCACCATGCCCCCCATCCGGCCATAGAACCGGATCGGCACCCGGCCCTCGACCGCCAGGCGCACATCGTCGAGCATCTGGCCGGAATTCATCTCGACGACGAGCATGCCCTTGACCTGGGAGGCCAGCTCCCGGATGCGCTGGTACGGATAGGGGTACAGAGAGATCGGCCGCAGCAGACCTACCCGCACGCCGGCTTCGCGGGCGGTCTTGACGGCCGACTGGGCGATCCGCCCGGCGGTGCCAAAGGCCACCACCGCCAGTTCGGCATCGTCCAGGCAGAGCTCGCGAGTGCGCACCTCTCGGGCTTCGATCTCAGCCTGTTTGGCCTGGAGCTTGCGGTTGAAGACCTCCTCCTCGGCGGGGTCGATGTAGATCGAACTAATCGCGTTCGGAGCTCTTCCCTTGGCCCCGGTCAGGGCCCAGGCCGGACGGTCCTCGACCCGGCGCACCGGGCGCATCGGGGGGAGCTCGGCCGGCTCCATCATCTGGCCCAGGTTGCCGTCGGCGAGCACGATGGTGATGCAGCGATACTTCTCCGCCAGGTCGAACGCCTCATAGGTCAGGTCGATCAGCTCCTGCACCGTGGCCGGGGCGAGCACGATCGGCCGGTAATCGCCGTGGCCGCCGCCTTTGACGATCTGGTTGTAGTCGCCCTGCGAGGGTGCGATGTTGCCCAGGCCGGGGCCGCCGCGCATCACATCTACCAGCACCACCGGCACTTCGGAGCCGGCAATGTACGACAGTCCCTCCATCATCAAGCTCACCCCGGGGCTGGAGGACGACGTCATCACCCGGGCGCCGGCGCTGGCTGCGCCGTAGACCATGTTGATCGCTGCCACTTCACTCTCTGCCTGCAGGAACACTCGGCCCAGCTCGGGCAGGCGGCGAGACATGTGTTCCAGGGCTTCGGTTTGGGGCGTGATCGGGTAGCCGAAATAGGCCTCACACCCGGCGCGAACGGCCGCCTCGGCGAAGGCCACGTTGCCTTCCAGCATCTCTTTGGTCACGGTGTCGCCTCTCGACGCCTTCAGGGATCAGGCCGCCTTTTCGGCGGGGACCCAGCGGAAAACAGTGATCGCCGCGTCCGGGCAGATCACGGCGCAGATCGCGCAGCCAGTGCACTCGCCTTCCGAATCCTGAAGCATGGCCGGATGATACCCCTTGGGAGTGAAGTGATCGGTTGCCATGACGATCAGGTCTTTCGGACACACCGTCGTGCACAGCTCGCAGCCCTTACACAGCGCTGCACTGACTTCAATCCGGCCTTTGGCCATCCAGCAACCTCCTGACCCATCCGCCCCCGCTCAACGGTAGCCTCGCCGGCCCCGGCGGCTCAAGTGCCATGAGTCATGGGGGGCCCAAACAAACTTCCTGTACCCAATTAGTCTGATCTGACAGTCGCCGGGCTTCTCCGCCGGCTCCCGGGCGGATTCTACCTTCCCCGGGAGGCCGGCCGCGCCCGCGGACGGAGGCCTTCGAGAAGGCCGGAGCTGTCACGGCGGGACGTCCCACGCTTGCCTTGACGCCAGCCTTTGGCGATTGCTGCCGCTGCGCCTCCCAGGCTACACTGGGCACCAAGGGCATCAGCCTGGGGCTGAGGGCCCTTCGATGATCCTGAAGCCGCGGGTCGCGGCCTTCTCCGCCGCCCGCCAAGACCACAGGAGTCGAGAGATGGACCCAACCGCCGACGCCGGAGCGATCAGCCCGACCCTCTATCGCCGACGCATCTTTGCCTGGACCATGTACGACTGGGCGAACTCGGCCTTTGCCACCACCATCTTGGCTGCCATTCTCCCGATCTATTACAGCCAGGTCGCCGGCGCCACCCTCCCCACCTCGGCCATGGCCACCGCTTACTGGGGCGCCGGCCTCAGCATCTCGTTGCTGATTGCAGCCGTGCTGGCTCCCATCCTGGGCACGGTCTCGGACATCTCCCGAAGCAAGAAGCGGTTCTTGGCGCTGTTTGTCGCTATCGGGGTGATCGGGACCGGACTGCTGGTGCTTGTACAGGCGGGCGACTGGCTGATGGCCTCCCTGCTGTTCATCCTGGCCAAAGTCGGGTTCAACGCCGCCAACGTATTCTATGATGCCCTGCTGCCGCACGTCGCCCGCCCCGAGGACCGCGACCGCGTCTCCACCCGCGGGTATGCCATGGGCTACCTGGGGGGCGGCATCCTGCTCGCCATCAATGTTGTCATGATCCAGATGCTGCCGGGCACCTGGGGACCGCGGCTCTCATTTCTCAGCGTGGGCGCATGGTGGGCAGTGTTCTCTCTGCCGATTTTCCGCTGGGTGCCTGAACCTCCGGCGGCAACCGCGGCCCTCGCTCCGGGGGGGGCGGTGCTTTCCGCCAGCTTCCGACGACTGGCGGCGACGCTGGGCGATATCCGCCAGTACCGCGAGCTCTTCAAGTTCCTGCTCGCATTCCTGATCTACAACGATGGCATTGGAACCATCATCGGCGTGGCTGCCATCTATGGCGCCGAGCTGGGCTTCGGCGCGATTGAACTCGTTCTGGCACTGCTGCTGGTGCAGTTCGTCGGTATCCCCTTCAGCCTGATCTTTGGGCGGCTGCCCGATCCCAACGAAAGGCGCCGCGCTTTCTACCTGGCGTTTGTGCTGTTCAACCTCGTGGCCTTGCCGGTAACTGGATTGGCCGCCTCCCGGCTGCTTTCGCCGACCGCCAGCGGGGCGCCCCAGCCTGCCTTCCCCGGCGGGCCCGGGCACGCCGGGCAGGGCGTCCATTTCGCCGACTCCCCCTACCTCGACTACCTCGGTCCGTGGGAACCCGTGATGGTCGCGGCCGAGACCATCGGGCAGGAATCTGACCTGGCCTACCAGGCGAGTTCTGCCGCCGGGGC is a genomic window of Anaerolineales bacterium containing:
- a CDS encoding ArsR family transcriptional regulator encodes the protein MTDASQVAIVRHLKQHRDSTVVELGRALGRTSVTVRHHLAPLQQAGLVEALPRRHLRGPGRPEKVYRLTPLADDLLPENYAELACRLVDHLLQTVPEAEAARILSGSARDLARRLAEGWPDGLPARRDLCLQALETRGYFPSWTGSQEAGQLRLTHCPYWSAAIHSPALCQFDTSLLGGLLGASVTLEHTFARGDPDCEFRVAVDTLPAYRIK
- the erpA gene encoding iron-sulfur cluster insertion protein ErpA translates to METISVSDIQTHNITLTPAAAARVRSLLVERNLPDYGLRIFVSGGGCSGLQYGMALEGQPRQDDLRLGAGEVDVIIDPVSIGYLGGATIDYVDDLMGGGFKIENPNAVASCGCGHSFRTAGQADSQSSGGCDCG
- a CDS encoding DUF2203 domain-containing protein; this encodes MPETGPILFTLEHAQRVLARIRPAVAEMVRASRELQVLAPSVRRVSDRLARNGGSRPSAAMVSLMGSLQRALVTIQSEGVLVKDVARGLLDFPALRDGRVVLLCWMHGEVEIGFWHEEYAGLPGRQPLDGI
- a CDS encoding SH3 domain-containing protein gives rise to the protein MPNNASTLRRVLARIVLGGVWLLAFAWSAGQAAASPLSQVATVTSTPAGPKVLVPDQVNVRLGPGTNFDQVGVLNSGQEAAAIGRSPGGDWIMITYPGVPGNVAWVYSPLVRLVDQGANVLPIVEPPPTPAPRITPTIDPTLASQFNLGAGLATRLPTYTPPPPPVYPTFEAGSLSGTAIPPILPIAGLVIIGAFGLLVSVLRGR
- a CDS encoding zinc ribbon domain-containing protein, which codes for MDRPVEQRVYYGRIEPADFAKALVANFGHGDLEAQQIGTGDQVVVQIASSRHPTSGGRTALAVHLTAVEDGVLVRMGRQDWLGVAASLGATALMALLKPISFVSRVDDLAQDIAALGMTDRAWETIDLTAETLGASHELSERLRRLTCAHCLTANPVGAPACTACGAPLGPVQPSACRECGNLLASGGDRCPQCGAPVV
- a CDS encoding 2-oxoacid:acceptor oxidoreductase family protein; amino-acid sequence: MQTEIVVSGFGGQGALFAGQLLAFAGMDSGKFVTWIPSYGPEMRGGTAHCTVIVGDEEIGSPVVRHPKAAIVMNLPSLDKYEPLVHPGGVLVVNASLVDRSPRRGDIDWVMVRGNEVAEELGDKRMANVVLLGALLSLLPALTLDELAEALRNHIPARRRSLLDANLKALHEGAALAERDRVLA
- a CDS encoding thiamine pyrophosphate-dependent enzyme; amino-acid sequence: MTETGMVESLIYTKPGSLMPIGTHYCPGCTHGIAHRLIAEVLDEMGLREITIGVAPVGCAVFAYNYFNTDFAEAAHGRAPAMATGIKRLNPGKLVFTYQGDGDLAAIGAAEILHVAARGENITVVFINNAVFGMTGGQMAPTTLPGQRTTSSPTGRDVETQGFPMKMCEVLSQLDGSAYIVRRSLHDVANIRRSKKALRTAFAAQQQGLGFTMVELLSTCPTNWGMKADEALHWVETHMIPAYPLGDYRVHPAVHEPRGGDRSK
- a CDS encoding 3-methyl-2-oxobutanoate dehydrogenase subunit VorB, with translation MTKEMLEGNVAFAEAAVRAGCEAYFGYPITPQTEALEHMSRRLPELGRVFLQAESEVAAINMVYGAASAGARVMTSSSSPGVSLMMEGLSYIAGSEVPVVLVDVMRGGPGLGNIAPSQGDYNQIVKGGGHGDYRPIVLAPATVQELIDLTYEAFDLAEKYRCITIVLADGNLGQMMEPAELPPMRPVRRVEDRPAWALTGAKGRAPNAISSIYIDPAEEEVFNRKLQAKQAEIEAREVRTRELCLDDAELAVVAFGTAGRIAQSAVKTAREAGVRVGLLRPISLYPYPYQRIRELASQVKGMLVVEMNSGQMLDDVRLAVEGRVPIRFYGRMGGMVPMPDEVHDEILALQASLSQLASPREVAQ
- a CDS encoding 4Fe-4S binding protein, with protein sequence MAKGRIEVSAALCKGCELCTTVCPKDLIVMATDHFTPKGYHPAMLQDSEGECTGCAICAVICPDAAITVFRWVPAEKAA
- a CDS encoding MFS transporter, with translation MDPTADAGAISPTLYRRRIFAWTMYDWANSAFATTILAAILPIYYSQVAGATLPTSAMATAYWGAGLSISLLIAAVLAPILGTVSDISRSKKRFLALFVAIGVIGTGLLVLVQAGDWLMASLLFILAKVGFNAANVFYDALLPHVARPEDRDRVSTRGYAMGYLGGGILLAINVVMIQMLPGTWGPRLSFLSVGAWWAVFSLPIFRWVPEPPAATAALAPGGAVLSASFRRLAATLGDIRQYRELFKFLLAFLIYNDGIGTIIGVAAIYGAELGFGAIELVLALLLVQFVGIPFSLIFGRLPDPNERRRAFYLAFVLFNLVALPVTGLAASRLLSPTASGAPQPAFPGGPGHAGQGVHFADSPYLDYLGPWEPVMVAAETIGQESDLAYQASSAAGAEVAFHFEGQRLALIYATGPDAGVWTVDLDGAPLFDPDTGDRTTINAYARTPRYDASARYEAESPGEHLLVLRNTGERDPLSQGTSISLVSIQVQPPGRQSSLPLILGMILAVEAVGLALAYLLKGLVRPLAERLTTKSSILLALGVYTVIAAWGFRLDSVVEFWFLAWMVAVVQGGSQALSRSLYASLSPAAKSGEFFGLFGVMEKFSAILGPLIFAAVAASSGSSRPAVLSIVAFFLVGGFLLSRVDIGEGRRRAAAEDVALLGAHDLAGPQA